The sequence below is a genomic window from Rattus rattus isolate New Zealand chromosome 3, Rrattus_CSIRO_v1, whole genome shotgun sequence.
TTGCCTCCTCCTTCATTCGGAACTAAGCCCTAACCCAGGAGACATTGCCCTCAACTTTGTTTTCCAAACCCAGTTCAAGAGATTTTCCTTGAGGAATTATCCCAGATTTACCCCTTCCACACCGTTGCCTCTTAGGACCGTTGCTCATAATTTGAAGTGGGTATTTGGCTGATCCATGTGCTACTCTGTGTCTTTAAGTCAGTGTGCAGAGGCATGGGGAGGTAGAATGTGTACTTCTGGTTGCTTCTTAGCTCTCAAGAGTtgtttccacacacacatacacactcacatatttcTGCATACAGTCTTTGTGTGTGCTATGTCTTTACACATTATATTCACATATGTAGATGTATGTACCTATGACTGTGTGTATATAATAATTGGCGCTGGACTAAGTGGTTTGTAGGACAACAGAGTTTCCATGTGACAGTCAGAGAGACAAGGAGCCTGTCAGCACCATTCATTCATAATTGGCTAGCAGCAAAGTGAGgcctgggctctgatggtgccatcaCAATCCTCATAACATCCCCCTCTGAAAACCAATCAGATGTCTCCCATGCTGTGCACCTAGGAAATGTCACTCACTATTAGTCCATTTATTGCTGACCTAGGGAACATGtaggggagagaagacagggtggctatgaagagaaagacaagaacCAAGCTCTGCCTTACCTACCCTGAGACACTGCTAAAGCACAcgctctcctgctgcctgcaagACTGGGTCCAGGTGTGGAAGAGTCAGGGCTGGAATACACCACTGACACCAGGACGCAACCCTGAGCTGGAGGAGTCTCCTGAAGGCACTGCTGTAGTTAAGTCTGGCCAACTATGGTCTTGGGACCCCGCTAAGTCTCCTATCAGAAGAACTCTGGGGAGGTCAGAGCTCTTTAGTACAAATCCAAATGAAACTCAGCAAAACACACTCCACGTGCTTGACACGTGGGAACTCTCAGAGCCAGTGGTTGATAAATGTGCCAACCTTGAGGAGTAAACATTCCAGAGAAGGCTGCATGCAGGCTTTCCTGGCTTCATCAGATGGCTACATTAGCTTCGGAGCCTGGAGGTTAGCTCACAGCTAATCCATACAAGGTGTTGAGTCCTGTGCCAGGCGCACAGTGAGCAGGCTCTCAGTGAGTGCTAATAGGCACTATTAGTAACACTCACTATTACAAGTCAGTGGGAGCCGACCATATAGTTAACAATGGCAGCTGACACACTTACTTGCCTTGTGGAAAACCATTTCGCCACATTCTAAAAGCTTAAGAGTGTTCAGCTGATTCTAGTTTTCAAAACTACAATTTGTTACATATTTCTTAAATGCtaggtacatatatacatacacacatatataatatatacatactatattcatacatacatatatatacatacacacacatatataatcttaATTATTTCTAGATTTTCTGAGAACAGCATTATAATTAAttatccccatttcacagattCAGAACTTAACTCATAGACAGTTGCTAAGAACCATGTTTAAAGGCCTGCAAGATGGTTCAGCTGTGCAAGTCTGGCAACGTAAGTTGgcttcctttgacctccatgcaTGAATAGAATTCATAGATATATGCTAATCTacaacacacgtacacacacacacacagacacacacgtacacacatacacagagagacacacacagacgtacacacacagagacacacacacagagacacacacacacacacagagacacacacacacgtacacacacacacacacacacacatacacacacacacacacacatacacacgcgcacacacacagagacacacacagacacacacacatacacatacacacacgtacacacacacacacacacacaggtacacacacacacacatgtacacacacacacagacacacacagacagacacacacacagagacacacacagacacagacacagacacacacacacacacacacacacacacacacacatacacaccccattTGAGAAAAGAACTGGTTCTTCATCACTACTCTGAGACTTCTGGACCCTAGATGATCTCTCTGAGCCCAATTCAGGTGGAATTTTGCTCTTACCCTCCTGAGCTCAGCAGGACACAACCGCAGACGAGGATGCCCACAGAGCAAAGAGTGTCTCCACATAGGGAAGTAACAAATATCCAGGGATCCCTAGCATGGCTCTCCCTAAGTCAGCACAGGTTCGCCCGCAGCTAAGTTTTCCGACCCTCGCCTAGGACGTAACTGGTTTCATGGCTTTGCTCTATGTTTACAGCCCTGTGATTATTTTCAGTTCACAGCTGCCAGGCTCAAGAGGAACTATGGCTTGCCAGAGTTTGTAGATAGGACTGAGGGAGCCAGCCCCAGGACTTGGCTCTGCTGCTATCATCCCAGAACTTGTCCCGCCACTGGGGACTATGTCCTTTCCACCATGCATGACTGATGACCGACTCTGTGCGGCCCAGGGCCTCTCACTGTTCTGTAGGAGGATTTTAAGGTCAATGCTGAGGGTAGCCCCTGAGTTCCAGATAACCCATGCTTACAGGCAGACATCTCGGATGGGCCAGAGCTTGCCCTCTGTCCTATACGCCCCCATAGCACCTAAAACTTTGAGATCAGGCCTGGAGTGCTGAAAACCTGAGTCTAACTCTGCTTCTGTTAGGACTGCAACTTCCTCTGGGAGATGCTGGTGGTCTAACTGGAGGTGGGGAAGTCCAAGGGACAAACTGGGACTCTAACCCGAAATCAGATCCCCCAGTGCTGTTTCTGGAACCGGGAAGCAACGCGAGTGGGTCCTGGAGAGAGGCTGGACTGGGCTAGCAGGGAGGACGGTGGGTTTATGTTAGTTTTCTGTAGCAAGTTGAAGAATACCTTCATGTGGAGGAAgctgctggagagaagagggaaacagGAGTGGAAAGTCATAGGATGACACAGAGCGGGAAGAGCACGGGGTGGCCACTGCTTCTCTCTGAACACAGTGGAGATTCAGAGCTGGCTTTTCCTTATGTTCAAGTGATTGGGACGCTGGCCATGTAGTGGCCTCTCAGAGAAACCCATGGTAGGTCTGCTGGCTGTGCTCGTCTCCACATAGGGAAGAGTTCAAACTGCAGAAAGGCCAGGACCGGGGGTGGCTTTGGACAGCGTAAGCTCACTCCCTTCCGCCAAACTGATAGCCCCTCAAGCTGTGTGAAAGCATTAGCTTCTACTTTGTGACTCCAGGGACCACGTAAAGCACTGTTTCCCTCCGAGGGAACAGTGGGGGTGTTGGGGCAGGAGATGGGGCGTCCTCAAGCAGTGTTCATTAAAGATCCAGATTTTGAGTCAGCTCTGTAGGCTGGCCAGGAGAGTCAATGACAATTTTTCAGATATTCCCAGAGTCTGGCAGCGTAGGCACAGCTCTCCAGGCCTGACTTTGGTGTTAGAGCCCACTCCGAGGCTCTACTCCTCTTCCTAGATGCTTCCAGAATGCCTTCCTCACCCACCATTACCCTTCTCACTTCCAGGACTTATCAAGTTTGCACCCTAGGAGAATGGCTTTATACTCTGTTCATGAGAGGGGTCTGGGACTTCTGAGGCCAAGGAACTGCAAAACCCACAGACACAGGCCAGTGGGAGAGCTCCCTTTATCTGACCCAGCATCTCAGCACGGAATGTTCTGGTTAGTGTTTCTTGATCATAAATCTTTATTCCTGTTGCAGTAGCCCTCATAGGAAAAGCCATCGTATTTCATCATGTTTTCGTCCTAATCAAATGGTTCTCACCACAAACTCTCGGAGTTTCCTATTTGCACCATTAGAGTGAGGGTTGGGAGtaggtcagggcagggaggcttgTAGAGGAAATGAAATCAACTGCTTCCTTTTTAAGCTGATGGACAATTTGGGATGTTTTTTGAAAAACAGAGTAGGCATTGTTATCCTTGGAGGAGAGATTTCCTATTCTAGGGGGAAAATTGTGGCTCGagggaaaaacaacaaacaaacaagatgaaGGGTGTGGTAACTTTGACTATGTGGGGCTGCTCATACCCCGCTCCAGGGAGGATCCTGCAGTCTCTCTGTTGCTTTTATTACTCTTCCCCAAAACTACCCAGGGAACTGGCTATCTAGGAAGAAAGGGCTTTGGTAAAGGatagacagcacacacacacacacacacacacacacgtgcgcgcgcgtgcgcgcacacacactcattcacgcatgcacacacatacctaaacatGAGCACACAGAGAAAGTATGCATCCATGGacaagtgcatgtgcacacaatacacactcacatgcacacacgcatgcacatacagacacagaaagcacatgtgcatgcacacagacatgcgtgcacacacacactcatacgcaagcatgtgcacgtgcacacgcacacatgcatgcacacacgcacatgcactcacacacatgcatgcacacaggcatcgtcatatgtgcacacacacacatacacacacgctctcacatacatgcatacacacaggcacgctcatacgtgcacacacacacacagacactcattcacgcatgcacacacatgcctgaacatgtgcacacagagaaagTACGCATCCATGGACAAGCGCATGTGCacgcaatacacacacacatgcacacacgcatgcacatacatgcacagaaagcatacatggatgcatgcatacacactcatacacacatgtgtgtgcacacaagcatgcacacgtACAGaaagcacatgtgcatgcacacagacatgcatgaacacacacacaagtgtgcatgtgcgtgcacgcacacacacacgcactcacacacatgcatgcacacaggcacactcatatgtgcacacatacacacacacatacacacacacagaaagcagctGTGCCATACCAACttggcctctctcctctccatcttccaGAGCTTGTGTTGGTTACTTTATCTGTTCTACCTCAACTCTCTCATCTCTACAGGGCTTGTCCCAGCCAGCTCTGGTCACTTGTGGAAATCATCTAAGTCAGAATGAAAACCTTGCAGAAGTTCTTTTCTGACTGGTCCCTGGCTTTCTACTTGGAAGCTGATGCTGGGTGCTAGGCCACCGACAGTTACTGCTAGAGCTGTCCCTCTGTGTGGGTGGCAAGAAGTTTGGAAGTCCTACTGTGTTCTTGGGGTAGTGAAGTCTTTTTGCAGGCAGCCACAGGGGAATAGTAGGGAAGCAGCCATCAGAGCTAAGGCAATCTTAACGTGAAATCAGATCTGCCATGACAGGCCTCAGGAGATGATTTTGTTACAGCTCCTTCAGACCGCCCTTCCAACTGACTGAAGCCAGAAGACCTGAAAGCCTCTACTTCTCCGCCCAGGAGTTTCCAACATCCTCCGAGGACCAGCCTGGGTCTCTCAGAGGTGGGAGACTGCCGCCAGCGTACATAGCATCCTGCTTTCTGACCAGTCTTAACTACTCTTCCCTCCTCAAGTGAGGCAATCAAAACCCATGGAGCCATGCTGTGCAGCAGATAATCCAAGGATTTGGTAGAGTTGGCTCCGTAGACCAGAGCCTGCAGGCTGACTTCCCGTGCTAATCATGCTGGTGTGTGAAACTAGTTAGCCAGCCCTGGAGCGGCTCTGGCTGGGAATGAGGGTTACAGATGGGCCGTGTTGCCAGGAGTGGCTGGGGGACAGTTCATTCTGCACTCTCCCAAACTTTGTGGGTACTCTTACCGAGAGAAAGGACTCACGTGTGGGTACACAGGATGctttgaaaatttaataaataatgacTTTAAAATTGTATAAACGATAAATTATCATGCAGtccttataatttaaaataatttacaggCTGAGGTAGGGAGGGGCCCAGGAGAGTGTGGAGGGGGCAGGTGGGGAAGGGGGCTGCAGGCAAGTCAGCCTCTTCTTGCAGCTTTCCTGCTGAGCACACACACGCAGGCTGTATCTATCCTGATGAACCTCCAGGCAGCCTGTTTGTCGTCTGTTGTCAACGCCTTGACAAAGGTGTGAGTCGTGGTGCAGTATGAGTTCCAGTGCTTGGAGTCAATGCCCCGGCATCCACTCTCTACAGGATTCGGGGCTCGGCACTTGGTCTCAAAAAAATACTGTTTGAATACACTGTTGTTAATGTTCACCTCGCCCAGCACTGTCACCTCCTTGCCCTTGATGTCCGTGGCTGTGGTCTTATCTCCAACCCACACACTGACACTGTCACACACTGAGAACTCCCCCATGTGGAAGACGGGGTGGGTGGATGAGCGCTTGCTCCTGTGAGTCCTGTTGAAGGAGATTGTACCATGGGCCTGGAAGTCTAAATCCAGAGTGTCCGAAGAGGTGGGTGGAGGCTGGGTGCTAAACAGCACGCGGGGTGAACGGAGTCTCCGTTTCTTAAACAGTTTGGGGTCCACAGTGATGTTGCGGGTCTGCCCTGTCACGCGGGCAGCTATTGGTTCAGCAGGGGCACTGCGGGCTCTGCGGAGGGCTGTGTCAAGGGAATGCTGAAGTTTAGTCCAGTGGGCTTCAGGGACAGAGTCTCCCTCTGGGACATTGCTATCTGTGTACGGTTCTGCCTGTACGCCGATCAAAAACGCTGTGATCAGAGTGTAGAACAACATGGACATTACGCTATGCACctggaaagacaaagacagagaggttACCTAAGTTAAACGCTGGGGAGCCGTGCTAAGCATTATCGGGATGGTGTCAGGCTCCCTCACAGGGTTCTTCCAAGAAGATGCCAGGAGGCGATGGGAAGAGAGCCCAGAATCATCACCCAAAGTAGAACACTTGTGAGAGGAGAAGGGGCGTGGGCAGCAATCACATTGGGATCACTGGCATTAATCAGAGCAGGCTGTGTGGTCGTTCTGTTCCGGGAAGCAATGgggcccttgaattcctgcctcGAAACTTGGGTCTTGCTCACAGAATCCTTTGGGCTCTCTGACCACCAGCTTGAAGGGCTGGATAGTAGtggggaaggttctggaaggcATTGCAGGGAGCATGGCCTGAAGCCCCAGCACTGAATTGTTTCCTTCACTCAGCAGCTCTGATTCTGGAGAATAGGTATTCTTGAAATAAGCACACAAAGCACCACAGGTAACTGAAGGTTCTGGGGGGCGGGGGCATTCCAATTAGGAACTGCTATCTTTCTTTCACATGTGAGGAGGCCAGTCCACAAGGAACCAACCTACAGGCAGAAGCTAGACCAGAAAGAGAATCCAAAACACCCCTTACCAAGTCAGTGTGcgcttcttccctcctcccctttctctctttcatttttttttcttttcttttttattttcggagctggggaccgaacccagggcctttcgcttgctaggcaagtgctccaccactgagctaaatccccaacccctctctctctcacttttgaACAGGTACTTTCTTGTTATTGCTTGGAGGTGAGTATAGAACAAACATAAGTCTCTGTCAAGCTCACCCTGAGTGACACTAGAGCCAGCTCTGTTCTGGGGACCATTGTCCTGCCCAGACTGAGCACCAGTTCACACCTGCAGATTCGGACCAAAGGCCACCACCTTTGTGAAGCTTCTCCAGAGTTTGGCTGGCTCAGAGGGGATCCTCCACAGAGTTTCTCAAGCCCCCAATTCTATCTTTACTCTCCTGTGCTGATGGATCATTTTGTCTCCTCCCCTATTTTTTTTcagcatattttggatatttcatACTCCTTGAAGCTTTCTCTAATAACTCTAACCTAAGTGTTCCATCTGTCTACCTGTCTCGTCTCTCTATGTGCTGCCTGCATGTGTCTAAATGCATGACTGTGTATTCTTTCCTGATgaatcacctatctatctatctatctatctatctatctatctatctatctatctatctatctatctaaaaagTCTTAACATTGGGTCTGAGAAAACTACAGATATTCAACTCAGATATTTGTCAGCATTTGAAAGCCATTTAATCGACTGCACCTTAGTTTCCTTGTAGGCAGTAAACACTATTTTCCAGGCTGAATATTTGGATTATGCATGTGCTGGTTCTGAGTTATTCATCTCTATTAAGACAAGGACTTTGTCTTCTTTAGGTCTACTTCTGTTGTTCTCGGAGTCCCCTCCATCTATGGGTGTTCATAGCATATTGTCTTCTTCTCTCGGGCTTCCGTAAAGCCTGTACTTTTGTCAGCCTCCTGGATGTGTGGTCCTAGAGGGCACAGCCATGTCTAATCCACCTGGGTGGCGGCTTCCTCCATCACTATCTCGTGCGTTTCCTTCACCCAGTGCTGTGGATATCTGTTCtcttgtctgtctccctcccagaTGGTGCTTTAGAAGCCATGTGACTTTCATTTCATTCAGTCCCTGCATGGCCATATACAGTGTCTGGAATGTTACAACTCCTTAAGAAATAAAGGGAGAACCAGGAGAATATTGAGTGGAGGTGTCAGAGAGGCCCACACTTTGCTTTCTATTATGGACGTGGGTCCTTTTGACTGTGCCCAAGGTTACACAGTGCCTTCCATCACATCCAGCCAGTGAATCCCCTGTAGTACTAGACTTCCTGGTGGGATCCAAGGGGAACAAACAACCAGCCACACTCTTCTCTTGGAGGAAAGTTTTTGTCGCTCCCTTCTCAGTCACCCGTGCAGAGGAGGAGGTGGTCGGTATACCTGAATTCCTGATTCCCCCTCCCAGATCTGAGGGCTAACGCTCTTGCTGATAATCGTCTCGCTGGCTTTTAGAGGATTGATGGTTCTATTGGCAGCTCACCCAGCCTTTCATGTCTGTTCCTTTCCTTGTTCCACGCCTTTCTTCTCGGTAAGCATTATCTTTCATCAGGTGAAATAAGGCAGAAGACACAGAACTGAACTCCATACTTTTATACCCAAATTGGTAACACCTGTTAGAACTGGATCAGGAACTGAAGAACAGTTGACCAGAGTTTAGGGTTTCAATGGAAACAAAGCCTGCCTTGATGTTTCCCATTGTCTCATCCTGGAGGCTCTGCAGGGAAGTCCACCCTCTTCTGAGCAGACTGCTGACTCCCATAGCTCCATCCCTGGCCGACCTGCTCCCTTGGAGCCCTCTCTGGACCTCCTGCTTCCCGAGGGAACCTCTCTGTGGATATTGGCAGTCTTGGTGCAAGACATCACTGAACAAAATCTTCACGCTCAATTCCACCATCGTCCCACCTGTGTCTTCTGTATCAGCAGTCACAGCCGAAGGTTGGACCACCTGGCTTCCTCCCAAAACAGTTCCACAGTCActctctctgctgctcctgtttctccttctcctaaaTGGCGTCTTCACATTTTGCTATCCCGTTACTAGGACCATTATGCCTTCATTCACCAGCTGCAAATCTCAGCGAATCCTGGCCTCTGGTCCCTGCCCTTCATCTAGACCGCTCTGTGTTGTCTTTTGAGTTTTGCTGGAGTAACATTCCTTGTAGCTGTAACTTCCTTTCCAGCCTTACTCCTGTGTTTCCGGTTCAGATGGTAAGACTACATCCCACCTGATGTTCTGGACCTTCCTCTTTCTTATTCTAGTGCCTTCTCCCCTGATTTCCCCAttaagcttcttctttttttttttttttttattaacttgaatatttcttatatacatttcgaaagtgttattcctttcccagtttccgggcaaacatcccctcccccccccttccttatgtgtgttccctccccaccctcccccattgccgcccctcccccccaacagtctagttcactgggggttcagtcttagcaggacccagggcttccccttccactggtgctcttactaggatattcattgctacctatgaggtcagagtccagggtcagtccatgtatagtctttaggtagtggcttagtccctggaagctctggttgcttggcattgttgtacatatggggtctcaagccccttcaagctcttccagttctttctctgattccttcaacggggtcctattctcagttcagtggtttgctgctggcattcgcctctgtatttgctgtattctggctgtgtctctcaggagcaatctacatcctgctcctgtcggtctgcacttctttgcttcatccatcttgtctaattgggtggctgtatatgtatgggccacatatggggcaggctctgaatgggtgttccttcagtctctgttttaatctttgcctctctcttccctgccaagggtattcttgttccccttttaaagaaggagtgaagcattcacattttgatcatccgtcttgagtttcatttgttctaggcccaTTAAGCTTCTTAATGCATTGCTCTGACCTCAGGAGCTTGATCACAGAAGTCAGTGGTGAGCCTTTGTCTATGGGTCCAGAACAGAGGGCTCAACCTGGCAACAGCCCCGCCTCCTTCTACTTTACCTCACATTTTTTCATTCCATGCACATGAGCTCTTGGCACAGCTCCTGCCACCCCTGTGCTTAGCCACCCCTGCCCTTGCTGTGGGCTCTTTCCTCCTGGCATGCTTCCCCTgcactccccatcccctttctgctCTATCTACTGTCAGAATCCATCCTGTTGTCTCCCAACCTCTAACTTTAATGTCATCACTCCGATAACTCCTgactctaggccagtggttctcaatcttcttaaTGCCACAACCCTTTAACACACTTCTGTATGTCatagtgactcccaaccataatgttatttttattgctacttcatagctgtaattttgctgctgttatgaatcataatgtagatatctgtgttttccaatggtcttaggtgacccagtgaaagagtcatttgacccccaaagggtaGCAAcccaaggttgagaaccactgctctaggcaGAAGAATCCTCCCTGGTACACTTGTCCTATGGAAGGTATGTTCTCTTTTCCTGTCTGATGCAGGGAGAGAGCTTCATATAGGCAGAAAACTGTTTGCTTCAGTGTTGTCTCTTGTGTCACCTCCACCTCTAAAGAGCACTGCATGTGGAACCTCCTCTTTCTGAGTGTCTTGACTGCTCTACCCGAGGGCTGATATTTAAGGTGCCTACAAGCTCTGAGCTATTTTATGGAATTATAAAGTTTTCTACTTTACATAATGCATGCTTACTTTACATAACAGACTCCACAATGATCTAAACTCCTAATGTTGTCTGTGGATTTGCTGTTGGCTTAGCACATGGTACCCATAACCATTCAGTGGCAATGGAGACTTGCATTATGGACAGATAGTTCATTAAGAGTCAAAAATAGCTCAAACAGATCCCTTCAGTTTTTGATTAAAATGTAATTTGGGGGAACCATATTGACTTACTCATAATGGTATGTTCCtatactctttaaaaattattagaaaagtcTCATAGTAATCAGTAAatgcagaaaagagagaagga
It includes:
- the Ngf gene encoding beta-nerve growth factor, coding for MSMLFYTLITAFLIGVQAEPYTDSNVPEGDSVPEAHWTKLQHSLDTALRRARSAPAEPIAARVTGQTRNITVDPKLFKKRRLRSPRVLFSTQPPPTSSDTLDLDFQAHGTISFNRTHRSKRSSTHPVFHMGEFSVCDSVSVWVGDKTTATDIKGKEVTVLGEVNINNSVFKQYFFETKCRAPNPVESGCRGIDSKHWNSYCTTTHTFVKALTTDDKQAAWRFIRIDTACVCVLSRKAARRG